One Cellulosimicrobium protaetiae genomic region harbors:
- the pulA gene encoding pullulanase-type alpha-1,6-glucosidase: protein MTSTPRRRRVPRTPSPYPSDPSPRRSRGARTTASVTAVAVAAASLAGVTLAAFAAPAAGADERTLALVGDLQSELGCAADWDPACAATELSPTDTAGVWSADFDLPAGTYQYKVAYDDAWDEAYGRDGSQDNAPLVLGGDATVRVSFDESTHRIALTPLGLAGGYDEAQDAGLVVPPVRQPGSDERFYFVMTDRFANGDTANDAAGLGDDPLVSGYDPTNKGFYQGGDIAGLRQNLDYVEGLGTTAIWLTPSFKNQPVQGTGADASAGYHGYWITDFTQIDPHLGTNAELEALIDEAHDRGIKVYFDIITNHTADVIDYEEKQYSYVDQATSPYRDAEGAVFDPADHAGTGEFPALDAATSFPYTPVVPAGKEDLKVPAWLNDPTLYHNRGNSTWTGESVTYGDFDGLDDLMTEHPTVVDGFVDVYQDWIDLGIDGFRIDTVKHVNFEFWETWTTEVLDYAHAQGKDDFFMFGEVYDADAAKLSPYVRKTDMSSTLDFTFQSAATSFASGNSAKGLASLFASDDMYTTPTTNAQALPTFLGNHDMGRVGYMLASTDDPLARDELAHDLMYLTRGQPVVYYGDEQGFAGTGGDKDARQTLFATQVDEYADQPLVTGEQAGSVDRFGTDAPLYAHIAELAALREAHPALADGAQVERYVENGAGVYAFSRVDRAEKVEHLVALNNAAEDRTATFTTLTPGASYEVLYGESAQPVTADVDGVVTLTVPATGTVVLRADREVGADSSGEIAVTVPRAGGAVTGVAPVTATVDADAWAETSFAWREVGSAEWQPLGTAEDTAPRVFHDVAGLAEGTLVEYRAVTTDADGDRAAASTFASVGVDVSGVVGEEPEPEIDLVTVPGSHNAAMGCAGDWAPACEAAKLTKRADGVYAGTFDVPAGTYEYKVALNGSWTVNYGVGGVQDGGNATYTTTGGPVTFYWDPVSKDFSSTAQGPIVTLPGSFQDQVGCPASWAPDCLASWLRDPDGDGTYTWSTDRLAAGAYEGKVAHGLSWAENYGVGGAPDGANYQFSVGDGENVTFSYDLATHVLTVEVANPPLPGTGQQAAHWVREGLVAWPAELGAGSEWTLWAAPDGGISVAPGSADGEVQAPEGTASYTLEVDPAGLPDDVAAEFPALAGHTALRVLDDGEPLDRAAAEAALTGQLLVTRADEGVLTAATGVQVPGVVDDLFAEDAAERELGVSWHANGKWASFALWAPTAKAVSVLAWPAGASLDDDPRRFEAARQADGTWTLDGKAADKKLGGADVGWKGARYLYEVRVYVPSTGKVETNVVTDPYSVGLTLDSTHSVAVDLDDPAFRPSVWEGTPAPVVERAVDQTIYELHARDFSISDETVPAERRGTYLAFAEQDSAGMTHLRELADAGLTTVHLLPTFDIASIPEDRAAQKTTGDLTGFAPDSPEQQAAVAAVQGEDGFNWGYDPWHFSTPEGSYALDADGGARVAEFRTMVGSLHDAGLQVVLDQVFNHTAASGQDAKSVLDRVVPGYYHRQNPTTGSVETSTCCQNVATEHAMAGKLMVDSVVTWAKDYRVDGFRFDLMGHHSKQNMLDVRAALDELTLAGDGVDGKSVYLYGEGWDFGEVAGNALFEQATQGQLGGTGIGTFSDRLRDAVHGGSPVDGASTFTQGFGTGLATDPNGQPARAGEPGTVNDGSADELADLGHQTDLVRLGLAGNLRDYTLLTSTGEEKRGDEIDYRGAPAGYADSPEEVVTYVDAHDNETLFDLLTLKLPADTPMDERVRMNTVSLATAALSQTPSFWHAGTDLLRSKSLDRNSYDSGDWFNAIDWTGQDNGFGKGLPMAADNEDKWSLMAPLLADPALKPSADDIATASTQAQDLLRLRHSTELFRLGDADLIREKVTFPGAGTDQVPGVVAMSVDDTVGADVDPALDGLLTVFNASPDEVAVPLSALVGREYVLSPVQAEGSDAVVQGTTWDAASGTVTVPARTVAVLVEPQAAGELPVTVEVQPRCLAGKAYVAVRATNDGAVPVDLTLSTPFGEKGFSKVAAGKNAYQSFATRQKAVTAGEATVTATAVVDGEEVTSTFTVTHEELTCS from the coding sequence ATGACCTCCACGCCGCGACGTCGCCGCGTTCCGCGCACCCCGTCGCCCTACCCATCCGACCCGTCGCCCCGCCGCTCGCGCGGGGCTCGCACGACGGCGTCGGTCACCGCCGTCGCGGTCGCCGCCGCGAGCCTCGCGGGCGTCACGCTCGCCGCGTTCGCAGCCCCCGCCGCGGGGGCCGACGAGCGCACGCTCGCGCTCGTCGGTGACCTCCAGTCCGAGCTCGGCTGCGCGGCCGACTGGGACCCCGCGTGCGCCGCGACAGAGCTCTCACCGACCGACACCGCGGGCGTGTGGTCCGCGGACTTCGACCTGCCCGCGGGCACGTACCAGTACAAGGTCGCGTACGACGACGCGTGGGACGAGGCCTACGGGCGCGACGGGAGCCAGGACAACGCGCCGCTCGTGCTCGGCGGCGACGCGACCGTGCGCGTCTCGTTCGACGAGTCGACGCACCGCATCGCGCTCACGCCGCTCGGGCTCGCCGGCGGCTACGACGAGGCGCAGGACGCGGGGCTCGTCGTGCCCCCGGTGCGCCAGCCCGGGTCGGACGAGCGCTTCTACTTCGTCATGACCGACCGGTTCGCCAACGGTGACACCGCGAACGACGCCGCGGGCCTCGGCGACGACCCGCTCGTCTCCGGCTACGACCCGACGAACAAGGGCTTCTACCAGGGCGGCGACATCGCCGGCCTGCGGCAGAACCTCGACTACGTCGAGGGTCTGGGCACGACGGCGATCTGGCTCACGCCGTCGTTCAAGAACCAGCCGGTGCAGGGCACGGGCGCCGACGCGTCGGCGGGCTACCACGGCTACTGGATCACCGACTTCACCCAGATCGACCCGCACCTCGGCACCAACGCCGAGCTCGAGGCGCTCATCGACGAGGCGCACGACCGCGGCATCAAGGTCTACTTCGACATCATCACGAACCACACGGCCGACGTGATCGACTACGAGGAGAAGCAGTACTCGTACGTCGACCAGGCCACGTCGCCGTACCGCGACGCCGAGGGCGCCGTGTTCGACCCGGCGGACCACGCGGGCACGGGCGAGTTCCCGGCGCTGGACGCCGCGACGTCGTTCCCGTACACGCCGGTGGTCCCCGCGGGCAAGGAGGACCTCAAGGTCCCGGCCTGGCTCAACGACCCGACGCTCTACCACAACCGCGGCAACTCGACGTGGACCGGGGAGTCGGTGACGTACGGGGACTTCGACGGCCTCGACGACCTCATGACCGAGCACCCGACGGTCGTCGACGGGTTCGTCGACGTCTACCAGGACTGGATCGACCTCGGGATCGACGGCTTCCGCATCGACACCGTCAAGCACGTGAACTTCGAGTTCTGGGAGACGTGGACCACCGAGGTCCTCGACTACGCGCACGCGCAGGGCAAGGACGACTTCTTCATGTTCGGCGAGGTGTACGACGCCGACGCGGCGAAGCTCTCGCCCTACGTGCGCAAGACCGACATGAGCTCGACGCTCGACTTCACGTTCCAGTCGGCCGCGACGAGCTTCGCGAGCGGCAACAGCGCCAAGGGCCTCGCCTCGCTCTTCGCGAGCGACGACATGTACACGACGCCCACGACGAACGCGCAGGCGCTGCCGACGTTCCTCGGCAACCACGACATGGGGCGCGTCGGGTACATGCTCGCGAGCACCGACGACCCGCTCGCGCGCGACGAGCTCGCGCACGACCTCATGTACCTGACCCGCGGGCAGCCGGTCGTGTACTACGGCGACGAGCAGGGCTTCGCGGGGACGGGCGGCGACAAGGACGCCCGCCAGACCCTGTTCGCGACGCAGGTCGACGAGTATGCCGACCAGCCTCTCGTCACCGGCGAGCAGGCGGGCAGCGTCGACCGCTTCGGCACCGACGCGCCGCTCTACGCGCACATCGCCGAGCTCGCCGCGCTGCGCGAGGCGCACCCGGCGCTGGCCGACGGCGCCCAGGTCGAGCGCTACGTCGAGAACGGCGCGGGCGTGTACGCCTTCAGCCGGGTGGACCGCGCGGAGAAGGTCGAGCACCTCGTCGCGCTGAACAACGCGGCGGAGGACCGGACGGCGACGTTCACGACCCTCACGCCCGGCGCCTCGTACGAGGTGCTCTACGGTGAGTCGGCCCAGCCCGTCACCGCCGACGTCGACGGCGTCGTCACCCTGACCGTCCCGGCGACGGGCACCGTCGTGCTGCGGGCCGACCGCGAGGTCGGCGCGGACTCGTCGGGCGAGATCGCGGTCACCGTGCCGCGCGCCGGGGGAGCGGTCACCGGGGTCGCGCCCGTGACGGCCACGGTCGACGCCGATGCGTGGGCCGAGACGTCATTCGCGTGGCGCGAGGTCGGGAGCGCCGAGTGGCAGCCCCTCGGCACCGCCGAGGACACGGCGCCGCGCGTCTTCCACGACGTCGCGGGCCTGGCCGAGGGCACCCTGGTCGAGTACCGCGCCGTGACGACCGACGCCGACGGCGACCGCGCCGCCGCGTCGACGTTCGCGAGCGTCGGGGTCGACGTGAGCGGGGTCGTGGGCGAGGAGCCCGAGCCCGAGATCGACCTCGTGACCGTGCCCGGGAGCCACAACGCGGCCATGGGCTGCGCGGGCGACTGGGCCCCGGCGTGCGAGGCGGCCAAGCTCACGAAGCGCGCCGACGGCGTCTACGCGGGCACGTTCGACGTCCCGGCCGGGACGTACGAGTACAAGGTCGCGCTCAACGGGTCGTGGACGGTCAACTACGGAGTCGGCGGCGTACAGGACGGCGGCAACGCGACGTACACGACGACCGGCGGCCCGGTCACGTTCTACTGGGACCCGGTGAGCAAGGACTTCTCGAGCACCGCGCAGGGCCCGATCGTCACCCTCCCGGGCTCGTTCCAGGACCAGGTCGGCTGCCCCGCCTCGTGGGCGCCGGACTGCCTCGCGTCCTGGCTCAGGGACCCCGACGGCGACGGCACCTACACCTGGTCGACCGACCGCCTCGCGGCCGGCGCGTACGAGGGCAAGGTCGCGCACGGCCTGAGCTGGGCCGAGAACTACGGCGTGGGTGGCGCGCCCGACGGGGCGAACTACCAGTTCTCCGTGGGCGACGGCGAGAACGTCACGTTCTCCTACGACCTCGCGACCCACGTCCTGACCGTCGAGGTGGCGAACCCGCCGCTGCCGGGGACCGGGCAGCAGGCCGCGCACTGGGTCCGTGAGGGCCTGGTCGCCTGGCCCGCGGAACTCGGCGCCGGGTCGGAGTGGACCCTGTGGGCGGCGCCGGACGGCGGGATCTCCGTCGCCCCAGGCAGCGCGGACGGCGAGGTGCAGGCACCGGAGGGGACGGCGTCGTACACGCTCGAGGTGGACCCGGCGGGCCTGCCCGACGACGTCGCCGCCGAGTTCCCGGCGCTCGCCGGGCACACCGCGCTGCGCGTGCTCGACGACGGCGAACCGCTCGACCGTGCCGCGGCCGAGGCCGCGCTCACCGGCCAGCTCCTCGTGACCCGGGCCGACGAGGGCGTCCTCACGGCCGCGACCGGCGTCCAGGTGCCGGGCGTCGTCGACGACCTGTTCGCCGAGGACGCGGCCGAGCGCGAGCTCGGAGTCTCCTGGCACGCCAACGGCAAGTGGGCGTCGTTCGCGCTCTGGGCGCCGACGGCGAAGGCCGTCTCGGTGCTCGCCTGGCCCGCGGGGGCGTCGCTCGACGACGACCCGCGCCGGTTCGAGGCCGCGCGCCAGGCCGACGGCACGTGGACGCTCGACGGCAAGGCGGCCGACAAGAAGCTCGGCGGTGCGGACGTCGGGTGGAAGGGCGCGCGCTACCTCTACGAGGTGCGGGTCTACGTCCCGAGCACGGGGAAGGTCGAGACGAACGTCGTCACCGACCCGTACTCGGTCGGGCTCACGCTCGACTCCACGCACTCGGTGGCCGTCGACCTCGACGACCCCGCGTTCCGCCCGAGCGTCTGGGAGGGCACGCCCGCCCCGGTCGTCGAGCGCGCGGTGGACCAGACGATCTACGAGCTGCACGCGCGCGACTTCTCGATCTCCGACGAGACGGTCCCCGCCGAGCGGCGCGGCACCTACCTCGCGTTCGCCGAGCAGGACTCGGCCGGGATGACGCACCTGCGCGAGCTCGCGGACGCGGGCCTCACCACGGTGCACCTGCTCCCGACGTTCGACATCGCGTCGATCCCCGAGGACCGGGCCGCCCAGAAGACGACGGGTGACCTCACCGGGTTCGCGCCCGACTCGCCCGAGCAGCAGGCCGCGGTCGCGGCGGTGCAGGGCGAGGACGGCTTCAACTGGGGCTACGACCCGTGGCACTTCAGCACACCGGAGGGGTCGTACGCCCTCGACGCGGACGGCGGCGCGCGCGTCGCGGAGTTCCGCACCATGGTCGGGTCGCTCCACGACGCCGGGCTCCAGGTCGTGCTCGACCAGGTGTTCAACCACACCGCGGCGAGCGGGCAGGACGCGAAGTCGGTCCTCGACAGGGTCGTGCCGGGCTACTACCACCGGCAGAACCCGACCACGGGCTCCGTCGAGACGAGCACGTGCTGCCAGAACGTCGCGACCGAGCACGCGATGGCGGGCAAGCTCATGGTCGACTCGGTCGTCACGTGGGCGAAGGACTACCGCGTCGACGGGTTCCGCTTCGACCTCATGGGTCACCACTCGAAGCAGAACATGCTCGACGTCCGTGCCGCGCTCGACGAGCTCACGCTCGCCGGGGACGGCGTCGACGGGAAGAGCGTCTACCTGTACGGCGAGGGCTGGGACTTCGGCGAGGTCGCGGGCAACGCGCTGTTCGAGCAGGCCACGCAGGGCCAGCTCGGTGGCACGGGCATCGGGACGTTCTCCGACCGGCTGCGCGACGCCGTGCACGGCGGCTCGCCCGTCGACGGCGCGTCGACCTTCACGCAGGGCTTCGGCACGGGCCTCGCGACCGACCCGAACGGGCAGCCCGCCCGGGCGGGGGAGCCGGGGACCGTCAACGACGGCTCCGCGGACGAGCTCGCCGACCTCGGCCACCAGACCGACCTCGTGCGCCTCGGCCTCGCGGGCAACCTGCGCGACTACACGCTCCTCACGTCCACGGGCGAGGAGAAGCGGGGCGACGAGATCGACTACCGCGGAGCGCCGGCGGGCTACGCCGACTCGCCCGAGGAGGTCGTGACCTACGTCGACGCGCACGACAACGAGACGCTGTTCGACCTGCTCACGCTCAAGCTCCCGGCGGACACGCCGATGGACGAGCGCGTGCGCATGAACACGGTCTCGCTCGCGACCGCCGCGCTCTCCCAGACGCCGTCGTTCTGGCACGCGGGCACGGACCTGCTGCGGTCCAAGTCGCTCGACCGCAACAGCTACGACTCGGGCGACTGGTTCAACGCGATCGACTGGACCGGTCAGGACAACGGGTTCGGCAAGGGCCTGCCGATGGCGGCCGACAACGAGGACAAGTGGTCGCTCATGGCACCGCTCCTCGCGGACCCCGCGCTCAAGCCGTCGGCCGACGACATCGCCACCGCGTCGACGCAGGCACAGGACCTCCTGCGCCTGCGGCACTCGACCGAGCTCTTCCGGCTCGGCGACGCGGACCTCATCCGGGAGAAGGTCACCTTCCCGGGTGCCGGGACGGACCAGGTCCCGGGGGTCGTCGCGATGTCGGTGGACGACACCGTGGGCGCCGACGTCGACCCGGCCCTCGACGGCCTGCTCACGGTGTTCAACGCCTCGCCGGACGAGGTCGCTGTCCCGCTGTCCGCGCTGGTGGGCCGCGAGTACGTGCTCTCGCCGGTCCAGGCCGAGGGGAGCGACGCCGTCGTGCAGGGCACCACGTGGGACGCGGCCTCCGGGACCGTCACGGTCCCGGCGCGCACCGTCGCGGTGCTCGTCGAGCCGCAGGCGGCCGGCGAGCTGCCCGTCACGGTCGAGGTCCAGCCTCGCTGCCTCGCGGGGAAGGCGTACGTCGCGGTCCGCGCGACGAACGACGGCGCCGTCCCCGTGGACCTGACGCTGTCCACGCCGTTCGGCGAGAAGGGGTTCTCGAAGGTCGCGGCCGGGAAGAACGCCTACCAGTCGTTCGCGACCCGCCAGAAGGCGGTCACGGCCGGCGAGGCCACGGTGACCGCCACCGCGGTGGTCGACGGCGAGGAGGTCACCTCGACCTTCACCGTCACCCATGAGGAGCTCACCTGCTCCTGA